A portion of the Vulpes vulpes isolate BD-2025 chromosome 5, VulVul3, whole genome shotgun sequence genome contains these proteins:
- the LOC112912178 gene encoding olfactory receptor 4C11-like, with protein sequence MAMNSSVNEFILFGLTQDPRKQKAIFGVFLMFYLATLLGNFLIVVTIKRSRTLGSPMYFFLFYLSFADACFSTTTAPRLIVDAISQQKTISYNECMTQVFSAHFFGCMEIFVLILMAFDRYVAICKPLRYTTIMNRHVCSVLVILGWVGSCIHSSAQIFLALRLPFCGPNVIDHYFCDLQPLLKLACMDTYVINLLVVSNSGAICMVSFIILLISYVIILYSLRNYSAEGRRKALSTCTSHFIVVVLFFGPCIFIYTRPATTFPIDKVVAVFYTIGTPLLNPLIYTLRNAEVKIAMKMLWCSKV encoded by the coding sequence ATGGCGATGAACAGCAGTGTGAATGAATTCATTCTGTTTGGCTTGACACAGGAtccaagaaaacagaaagcaataTTTGGGGTCTTCTTGATGTTTTACCTTGCCACACTGTTGGGAAACTTTCTCATTGTAGTGACTATTAAAAGAAGCAGGACCCTTGGGAgtcccatgtacttcttcctcttttACCTGTCCTTTGCTGATGCCTGCTTCTCTACAACCACAGCTCCCAGGTTGATTGTGGATGCCATTTCCCAGCAGAAGACCATTTCCTACAATGAGTGCATGACTCAGGTCTTTTCAGCCCATTTCTTTGGTTGCATGGAAATCTTCGTGCTGATCCTGATGGCTTTTGATCGCTATGTAGCCATTTGTAAGCCCTTGCGTTACACAACCATCATGAACAGGCATGTCTGCAGTGTGCTGGTGATTCTGGGTTGGGTGGGATCGTGTATCCACTCTTCAGCACAAATTTTCCTGGCTTTGAGATTGCCTTTCTGTGGTCCCAATGTGATTGATCACTATTTCTGTGACTTGCAGCCCTTGCTGAAACTTGCTTGCATGGACACTTATGTAATAAATTTGCTAGTTGTTTCTAACAGTGGAGCCATATGCATGGTGAGTTTCATAATTCTGCTTATCTCTTATGTTATCATCTTGTACTCTCTGAGAAACTACAGTGCAGAAGGAAGGCGAAAAGCCCTTTCGACCTGCACCTCCCATTTTATTGTGGTTGTCCTATTTTTTGGCccatgtatattcatatatacacgCCCAGCAACCACATTTCCAATAGACAAGGTGGTGGCTGTGTTTTATACCATTGGGACACCCTTGCTCAACCCTCTGATCTACACACTAAGAAATGCGGAAGTGAAAATTGCCATGAAAATGTTATGGTGTAGCAAAGTATGA